A section of the Pleuronectes platessa chromosome 7, fPlePla1.1, whole genome shotgun sequence genome encodes:
- the akip1 gene encoding A-kinase-interacting protein 1: MTSHAWLESSLQRSASLGLEVLKRASRRSVDWTSTGPSQTPTTIEEDTQIPVKRCHTEPNDAFATLAELMVQTTNQCKRFYESGCCTDPTDKERKHVSRFHTRPAAGKTTAALPNRKHGDVSGTGEDYHIEVAPGTYAITASIPESQQQTQLVSVRAGESIDLTFNV; encoded by the exons ATGACAAGCCACGCCTGGCTGGAGTCTTCCCTGCAGCGCTCTGCCAGTCTGGGTCTCGAGGTGCTGAAGCGGGCCTCCAGGCGCAGCGTGGACTGGACCAGCACTGGTCCATCCCAGACCCCGACTACCATAGAGGAAGACACGCAAATCCCTGTCAAG AGATGCCACACAGAGCCAAATGATGCCTTTGCGACCCTGGCAGAGCTCATGGTACAGACAACCAATCAGTGCAAG AGGTTTTATGAGTCAGGCTGTTGCACTGACCCAACTGACAAAGAGAGGAAGCACGTGTCCAGGTTCCACACTCGACCAGCTGCTGGGAAGACAACCGCCGCTCTGCCAAACAGGAAACAC GGTGATGTTTCGGGAACAGGTGAAGATTACCACATCGAGGTTGCTCCGGGAACGTATGCCATCACTGCCTCCATTCCAGAGTCGCAGCAGCAGACTCAGCTGGTTAGTGTCAGAGCCGGAGAGAGCATCGACCTCACCTTTAACGTCTGA
- the rpl27a gene encoding 60S ribosomal protein L27a, whose protein sequence is MPTKATKTRKLRGHVSHGHGRIGKHRKHPGGRGNAGGMHHHRINFDKYHPGYFGKVGMRHYHLKRNTTHCPTINLDKLWTLVSEQTRLNYGKKPEGPAPIIDAVRAGYYKILGKGKLPKQPVIVKAKFFSRRAEEKIKAVGGACVLMA, encoded by the exons ATG CCAACCAAGGCGACCAAAACCAGGAAGCTCCGAGGACATGTCAGCCACGGACATGGTCGTATCG GCAAGCACAGGAAGCATCCTGGAGGTCGTGGTAATGCTGGTGGTATGCATCACCACAGAATCAACTTCGACAAATA CCATCCGGGCTACTTCGGTAAAGTGGGTATGAGACATTACCAtttgaagagaaacacaacccACTGCCCCACCATCAACCTGGACAAGCTGTGGACGCTGGTGAGCGAGCAGACCAGACTCAACTATGGCAAGAAGCCTGAGGGTCCCGCCCCCATCATTGATGCTGTGCGCGCT GGCTACTACAAAATTCTTGGCAAAGGCAAGCTGCCCAAACAGCCTGTGATTGTCAAGGCCAAGTTCTTCAGCAGAAGGGCCGAAGAGAAGATCAAGGCAGTGGGAGGAGCCTGCGTGCTGATGGCATAA